A single window of Pirellulales bacterium DNA harbors:
- a CDS encoding restriction endonuclease subunit S, translating into MEVMAETTHNIIDLGPIPEDWGIRPLKEAGRWHSGGTPSMKNPAYWSGDIPWVSPKDMKVSRLFDSMDHISAKAVADGARLLPAGAVLIVIRGMILAHSLPVARAERPLAFNQDMKALIVDASIDSNYVLYWLIGHAQKLRALTTESTHGTKRLPPETLYRVPFPFPPTLAEQEAIAGALSDADAWIESLEQLIAKKRQIKQAAMQELLTAKRRLPGFTGEWNEQAFSEVCWYQEGPGVRNSQFTTAGIKLLNGTNILRGELNLDSTSRFISEREAYGPYAHFLADVGDIVIASSGISIERFHEKVAYVRENDVPFCMNTSTIRFKPVAGKLYPHFLFQYLMSDNFKRAIGGQATGSAQLNFGPSHISKVAIPLPDESEQLAIANVLSEMDAEIAALEVKLSKGRQVKQGMMQELLTGRIRLI; encoded by the coding sequence ATGGAAGTGATGGCTGAGACTACCCATAACATCATTGATTTGGGGCCAATTCCGGAGGATTGGGGCATTCGTCCGTTGAAGGAAGCGGGTCGTTGGCATAGCGGTGGAACCCCCAGTATGAAGAACCCAGCTTACTGGTCTGGTGACATTCCGTGGGTCAGCCCTAAAGACATGAAGGTGTCACGGCTATTTGATTCGATGGATCATATCAGCGCCAAAGCCGTTGCAGACGGAGCCCGACTCCTGCCAGCGGGAGCCGTGTTAATTGTTATTCGTGGAATGATCCTTGCACATTCCTTGCCCGTTGCTCGCGCGGAACGACCACTTGCTTTCAATCAGGACATGAAGGCTCTGATTGTCGATGCGAGTATAGATAGCAACTACGTTCTCTATTGGCTCATCGGACACGCTCAAAAGCTGCGTGCCCTAACGACCGAGTCAACTCACGGCACGAAGCGTCTCCCGCCGGAGACGTTATATCGAGTGCCATTCCCCTTTCCCCCAACCCTGGCAGAGCAGGAGGCGATTGCGGGGGCGCTTTCGGATGCGGATGCGTGGATTGAGTCGCTGGAGCAACTGATCGCCAAGAAGCGGCAGATCAAACAAGCCGCCATGCAGGAACTCCTCACCGCCAAACGCCGCCTCCCCGGCTTCACAGGTGAGTGGAACGAGCAGGCATTCAGTGAAGTGTGCTGGTATCAGGAAGGTCCGGGTGTGCGGAACAGTCAATTTACGACCGCTGGCATAAAGCTTCTGAACGGAACGAATATTTTGCGTGGGGAGCTTAACCTCGATTCAACTTCTCGTTTTATTTCAGAAAGAGAGGCATACGGTCCATATGCTCACTTTCTTGCCGATGTCGGCGACATAGTCATCGCGTCATCAGGGATCTCAATTGAGCGGTTCCACGAGAAGGTCGCGTATGTTCGCGAAAACGACGTTCCATTTTGCATGAATACTAGCACGATTAGGTTCAAACCCGTTGCCGGCAAATTGTATCCACACTTTCTTTTTCAATACTTGATGAGCGACAACTTTAAGCGAGCTATCGGCGGACAAGCCACGGGATCAGCTCAATTGAACTTCGGTCCTTCCCACATTTCCAAAGTTGCGATTCCACTCCCAGATGAGTCCGAACAGCTGGCCATCGCCAATGTCCTTTCCGAAATGGACGCGGAAATCGCCGCGTTAGAGGTCAAGCTCTCAAAGGGCCGGCAGGTCAAGCAAGGCATGATGCAGGAACTTCTCACGGGCAGGATTCGATTGATATGA